Proteins co-encoded in one Methanobacteriaceae archaeon genomic window:
- a CDS encoding adenylate kinase family protein, with the protein MKKAIFITGTPCTGKTTVSEVLSSKLNCKLIKVNDLAIENDFVLGIDDEKGYKIIDIDALNEKVLEIISNSDELIIFEGHLAHLCSGADKVIVLRVNPDILRPRLEERNYSESKILENLEAEAMGVCTAEAFEEYGDKISEIDVSKLSIEETVNVISYVIEEKLNFPAGEIDFMDWLISNL; encoded by the coding sequence ATGAAAAAAGCTATTTTTATAACTGGTACTCCATGCACTGGTAAAACAACTGTTAGTGAAGTACTTTCTTCTAAATTAAACTGTAAATTAATCAAAGTTAATGATTTAGCTATTGAAAATGATTTTGTTTTAGGAATCGATGATGAAAAAGGATATAAAATCATCGATATTGATGCTCTTAACGAAAAAGTTTTAGAAATTATTTCTAATAGTGATGAATTAATCATATTTGAAGGCCATTTGGCTCACTTATGCTCTGGAGCAGATAAAGTAATTGTTCTAAGAGTAAATCCTGATATCTTAAGACCAAGACTTGAAGAGCGTAACTACTCTGAGAGTAAAATTCTTGAAAACCTTGAAGCTGAAGCTATGGGAGTATGTACAGCAGAAGCATTCGAAGAGTATGGTGATAAGATTTCTGAGATTGATGTTAGTAAATTATCCATTGAAGAAACAGTAAATGTTATCTCATATGTAATTGAAGAAAAACTTAATTTTCCAGCTGGTGAGATTGACTTCATGGATTGGTTAATTTCAAATCTTTAA
- the serB gene encoding phosphoserine phosphatase SerB: MIKLVVFDLDNVIIDGEAIDEIGKLANVEEDIAAITEKAMQGEIDFETSIKDRVQLLEGTSIEDIEKVADELHLMAGASEAIKSLQDNDVDVAIISGSFDVVAENVKGKLGIEKVCTNSFTVEDGKLTGEVTGPLVSGSKLDVLNGLVEEAGITLDEVVAVGDGANDISMIESAGCGIAFNAKDSVKEIADIVIDEKDLTKVSDEILNQLTTDDAETETVEEEKALPKSDFVLADTMEGVKKQKDEKEAEISKVADERENFNKIAKEQRKIRDELNASLKENLNKAIEFRNERNEINKAVEAAKKARNEANNKIKSLEWSSGKRDKIKIENEIKKIDKIIETRVLDIKKENQLVKNANDLRKQLMKIHEDESVQGESQELKKLSEEEHEKVITLSEKAQVAHEEMLTYFRKTDDIRTAADEAHKKFIEARKNASAKHEEFKAILSDIHVINKKLDTNRPKKRRTETKPSSGSNRNREEKERAEEIFAKFKQGGKVSTEEILLLQKYNIG, encoded by the coding sequence TTGATTAAACTTGTAGTATTTGACTTAGATAACGTTATTATTGATGGTGAAGCGATAGATGAGATAGGAAAATTAGCAAATGTTGAAGAAGACATAGCTGCAATTACTGAAAAAGCTATGCAAGGGGAAATCGACTTTGAAACTTCTATTAAAGACAGAGTTCAACTTCTTGAAGGTACTTCAATTGAAGATATCGAAAAAGTTGCTGATGAGCTCCATTTAATGGCTGGTGCTTCTGAAGCTATCAAATCTTTACAAGATAATGACGTAGATGTAGCTATCATTAGTGGTAGTTTTGATGTAGTAGCTGAAAATGTTAAAGGTAAACTTGGAATCGAAAAAGTTTGCACTAACAGTTTCACTGTCGAAGATGGTAAATTAACTGGTGAAGTGACTGGTCCTTTAGTATCTGGTTCCAAATTAGATGTTTTAAACGGACTTGTTGAAGAAGCAGGAATTACTTTAGATGAAGTAGTTGCTGTTGGAGATGGCGCTAACGACATTTCCATGATTGAATCAGCTGGTTGCGGAATTGCATTCAATGCAAAAGATTCTGTAAAAGAAATTGCTGATATTGTAATAGACGAAAAAGACTTAACCAAAGTCTCTGATGAAATCCTTAATCAATTAACCACTGATGATGCTGAAACTGAAACTGTAGAAGAAGAAAAAGCACTTCCTAAATCTGACTTTGTTCTCGCTGACACCATGGAAGGTGTTAAAAAACAAAAAGATGAAAAAGAAGCTGAAATCTCCAAAGTTGCTGACGAAAGAGAAAATTTCAACAAAATAGCTAAAGAACAACGTAAAATTAGAGATGAATTAAACGCATCTTTAAAAGAAAACTTAAACAAAGCTATTGAGTTCAGAAATGAACGTAATGAAATTAACAAAGCTGTTGAAGCTGCTAAAAAAGCTCGTAATGAAGCTAATAACAAAATTAAAAGTTTAGAATGGTCTTCTGGTAAACGCGACAAAATCAAAATAGAAAATGAAATCAAAAAGATTGATAAAATCATTGAAACTCGCGTTTTAGACATTAAAAAAGAAAATCAGCTTGTTAAAAACGCAAACGATCTCAGAAAACAATTAATGAAAATTCATGAAGATGAATCTGTTCAAGGTGAATCTCAAGAACTCAAAAAGTTATCTGAAGAAGAACACGAAAAAGTTATTACTCTTTCCGAAAAAGCTCAAGTTGCTCACGAAGAAATGCTCACCTACTTCAGAAAAACTGATGATATCAGAACTGCAGCAGATGAAGCACACAAAAAATTCATCGAAGCACGTAAAAACGCTTCTGCTAAACATGAAGAATTCAAAGCAATTTTAAGCGACATTCACGTAATCAACAAAAAATTAGATACCAACAGACCTAAGAAAAGAAGAACTGAAACCAAACCTTCTAGTGGATCTAACAGAAACCGTGAAGAAAAAGAAAGAGCAGAAGAAATCTTTGCTAAATTTAAACAAGGTGGCAAAGTATCTACTGAAGAGATTTTACTCTTACAAAAATACAACATAGGTTAA
- a CDS encoding homocitrate synthase family protein, producing the protein MQYFISHYNKESELKFPEDLLIYDTTLRDGEQTPGVCFSFEEKLEIARKLDQFKIHQIEAGFPIVSEKEKETVKTIANEGLDATILALTRTKKEDIDVALDCDVGGIITFVGTSDIHLDHKMHITRQDAINLCETAVDYAKDHGLYVAFSAEDATRTDIEFLKRIYSKAEECGADRVHIADTTGAITPQGIDYLVRELVKDLKVNLALHCHNDFGLAVINSITGILAGAKGISTTVNGIGERAGNASLEELIMALKILYGKDYGFKTKYIKELSDIVSNASRLQIPPNKPVVGNNVFRHESGIHVDAVIEEPLCYEPYVPELVGQKRQLVLGKHSGCRAVRAKLNECEVDVSDEQLIEIVREVKKSREEGKYINDKVFKEIVKKINNKE; encoded by the coding sequence TTGCAATATTTTATTAGTCATTATAATAAAGAATCTGAATTAAAATTCCCTGAGGATTTACTCATATATGATACAACATTAAGGGATGGAGAACAAACCCCTGGCGTTTGTTTTAGTTTTGAGGAAAAATTAGAAATAGCTAGAAAGCTTGATCAGTTTAAGATTCATCAAATTGAAGCAGGTTTTCCAATAGTTTCAGAAAAAGAAAAAGAAACTGTAAAAACAATAGCTAATGAAGGTCTTGACGCTACAATTTTAGCTTTAACCAGAACCAAAAAAGAAGATATCGATGTAGCTCTTGATTGTGATGTAGGTGGAATTATTACTTTTGTTGGAACATCAGATATTCACTTAGACCACAAAATGCACATCACCCGTCAAGATGCAATTAACTTATGTGAAACTGCTGTTGACTATGCTAAAGATCATGGATTATATGTTGCATTTTCCGCAGAAGATGCTACAAGAACAGATATTGAATTCTTAAAAAGAATATACTCAAAAGCAGAAGAATGTGGTGCTGACAGAGTACACATTGCAGATACAACAGGAGCAATCACTCCTCAAGGTATAGATTATCTTGTAAGAGAACTTGTAAAAGACTTAAAGGTAAATCTTGCACTCCACTGTCACAACGACTTTGGTCTTGCAGTTATCAACTCCATTACCGGTATTTTAGCAGGTGCAAAAGGTATTTCAACTACTGTTAACGGTATTGGTGAGAGAGCAGGAAATGCTTCCCTTGAAGAATTAATAATGGCTTTAAAAATCCTTTACGGTAAAGATTACGGATTTAAAACCAAATATATCAAAGAATTATCCGATATTGTATCTAACGCAAGCAGACTCCAAATTCCACCTAACAAACCTGTTGTTGGAAATAACGTATTTAGACACGAATCCGGAATTCACGTTGATGCAGTTATTGAAGAACCTTTATGTTACGAACCATATGTTCCTGAATTAGTCGGACAAAAAAGACAACTTGTTTTAGGAAAACACTCTGGATGCAGAGCAGTTAGAGCTAAATTAAATGAATGTGAAGTTGACGTTAGTGATGAACAACTCATTGAAATTGTAAGAGAAGTTAAAAAATCCAGAGAAGAAGGAAAATACATTAACGACAAAGTATTCAAGGAAATTGTTAAAAAAATCAACAATAAGGAATAG
- a CDS encoding TATA-box-binding protein, protein MTDVEIKIENIVASASIGKDIVLTEVSQALEGVNFNREQFPGLVFKLKDPKTAALIFSSGKLVCTGAKSIDDSKLAIKKTVDLMRTIDTEIPHEFEIKIQNIVASANLESTLNLEAVALELEDTEYEPEQFPGLVYRLSDPKVVLLLFGSGKVVCTGAKTKSDAKLGVERAYDRLSELDLI, encoded by the coding sequence TTGACCGATGTTGAAATAAAAATTGAAAACATTGTTGCTTCTGCAAGCATTGGTAAAGACATTGTTCTTACTGAAGTGTCCCAAGCTTTAGAAGGGGTTAATTTTAATCGTGAACAGTTTCCGGGATTAGTCTTTAAACTAAAAGATCCCAAAACAGCAGCATTAATTTTTAGCTCTGGTAAGCTTGTATGTACTGGAGCAAAATCTATAGATGATTCTAAATTAGCAATCAAAAAAACTGTAGATTTAATGAGGACTATTGATACTGAAATTCCTCATGAGTTTGAAATTAAAATTCAAAACATTGTGGCTTCTGCTAACTTAGAATCCACATTAAATTTAGAAGCCGTAGCTTTAGAACTTGAAGATACTGAATATGAACCAGAACAATTCCCTGGTTTAGTATACAGATTATCTGACCCTAAAGTGGTTTTATTATTATTCGGCTCAGGTAAAGTAGTTTGTACCGGAGCTAAAACAAAAAGCGACGCTAAATTAGGTGTCGAAAGAGCTTACGATAGATTAAGTGAGCTAGATTTAATATAA
- the topA gene encoding DNA topoisomerase I, which produces MHEVIVCEKPTSAEKIAKALSPSAKKKVYNKKVKYWELEKDSKNITVVSAVGHLYSLTPDNPKDNVYFNLHWAPAYEVNKKGSGFTKDYVRAIKKLAKNADSYVHACDYDTEGTLIGYNALRYACGQENLDKISRMKFSTLTKKDLLEAYDNRIDLDMNQVDTGIARHVLDYYFGVNISKALMKSVSSAKHRFLKLSAGRVQTPTLSILVEREKEIKEFVPEPYWLIKAIVEGDIEVNHVDGKIFDKKRAEEIMTKCQGKDAVVDNIKLSNSTTKPPVPFNLGGLQSEAYNVFGFSPKKTQTIAQNLYTSGYTSYPRTSSQKLPESLDFKSIFGQLSNDKEFKQHIDQLPSKLKPNNGKKDDAAHPAIHPTGILPQGLSKDDKKIYQLIVYRFIAVFFEAAKFETMSTTLDIEDEKFRFKRRRVTHKGWMEHYPFRKIDDEIFPDIKEGDLMKVLELISDEKETKPPARYNQASLIKELEKRELGTKATRADIIDKLYDRKYINGTQQIEVNQLGENMIDTLSTYCNNLTSEELTRDLEIKLEGISDNSSSRNEIVKEGKKEVKVILDDITKNSKEIGSKLYESYQESNIVGTCPTCGGNLVKRYSPKTKSSFVGCANYPDCTTSYSIPKGTNFLKKTCEKCGLPIISFGKPRQRACLDPNCGKDKTKVHKPTEVGECPECGKPLLKRSGRYGEFIGCKGFPKCRFTCSVDELESKLK; this is translated from the coding sequence ATGCATGAAGTAATTGTATGTGAGAAGCCAACATCTGCTGAAAAGATTGCAAAGGCGCTTTCGCCTAGTGCAAAAAAGAAAGTATATAATAAAAAGGTGAAATATTGGGAACTCGAAAAGGATTCAAAAAACATTACAGTTGTATCTGCTGTAGGACATTTGTATTCACTTACTCCTGATAACCCAAAGGATAATGTTTATTTTAATCTTCATTGGGCTCCTGCTTATGAAGTTAATAAAAAGGGCAGTGGATTTACTAAAGATTATGTACGTGCAATCAAAAAGCTTGCAAAAAATGCAGATTCCTATGTTCATGCATGCGATTATGATACTGAAGGTACCTTAATAGGTTATAATGCATTAAGATATGCATGTGGTCAGGAAAATTTGGATAAAATTTCCCGTATGAAATTTTCCACTTTAACTAAAAAAGACTTGCTTGAAGCATATGATAATAGAATAGATCTTGATATGAATCAGGTAGATACCGGTATTGCAAGACATGTTTTGGATTATTATTTTGGTGTAAATATTTCTAAAGCATTAATGAAATCAGTAAGCAGTGCCAAACACAGATTCTTAAAATTATCTGCAGGACGTGTACAAACTCCTACATTATCTATTTTAGTTGAAAGAGAAAAAGAAATTAAAGAATTTGTCCCAGAACCATACTGGTTAATTAAAGCTATTGTCGAAGGCGATATTGAAGTTAACCACGTTGATGGTAAAATCTTTGATAAAAAAAGAGCTGAAGAGATAATGACTAAATGTCAAGGAAAAGATGCTGTAGTGGATAATATTAAACTTTCCAATTCCACAACAAAACCTCCTGTTCCATTTAACTTAGGAGGACTTCAGTCTGAAGCTTATAATGTATTTGGATTTTCACCTAAAAAGACTCAAACTATTGCTCAAAATCTCTATACTTCAGGATATACTTCATACCCACGTACTTCCTCACAAAAATTACCTGAAAGTTTGGATTTCAAATCAATATTTGGTCAATTAAGCAATGACAAAGAATTCAAACAGCATATTGATCAGCTTCCATCCAAGTTAAAACCAAATAATGGTAAAAAGGATGATGCAGCTCACCCTGCAATTCACCCAACTGGAATTTTACCTCAAGGTTTATCTAAGGATGATAAAAAGATTTATCAGCTTATTGTTTACAGATTCATTGCAGTATTCTTTGAAGCTGCTAAGTTCGAAACAATGAGTACTACTTTAGATATTGAAGATGAAAAATTCAGATTCAAACGCAGAAGAGTTACTCATAAAGGATGGATGGAACATTATCCATTTAGAAAAATCGATGATGAGATATTCCCTGATATTAAAGAGGGAGATCTTATGAAGGTTTTAGAATTAATTTCAGATGAAAAAGAAACTAAACCTCCTGCAAGATATAATCAGGCTTCTCTTATTAAGGAACTTGAAAAAAGAGAACTTGGTACTAAAGCAACACGTGCAGATATTATCGATAAGTTGTATGATCGTAAATACATAAACGGTACTCAGCAAATTGAGGTAAATCAGCTTGGAGAAAACATGATTGACACTTTAAGCACATATTGTAATAATTTAACTTCAGAAGAGCTTACTAGGGATTTGGAAATCAAACTTGAAGGTATTAGCGACAATAGTTCCAGTCGTAATGAAATTGTAAAAGAAGGTAAAAAAGAAGTAAAAGTCATTTTGGATGATATTACTAAAAACTCAAAAGAAATAGGTTCTAAATTATATGAATCCTATCAGGAAAGTAATATTGTTGGAACTTGTCCTACCTGTGGTGGAAATCTTGTAAAAAGATATTCTCCAAAAACTAAAAGTTCATTTGTGGGATGTGCTAACTATCCAGACTGTACTACTAGCTATTCTATTCCAAAAGGAACTAATTTCCTTAAGAAAACCTGTGAAAAATGTGGTCTTCCGATAATTTCATTTGGTAAACCTCGTCAAAGAGCATGTCTTGATCCTAACTGTGGAAAAGACAAAACCAAAGTTCATAAACCTACTGAAGTGGGTGAATGTCCTGAATGTGGTAAACCACTTTTAAAACGTTCAGGCCGTTATGGTGAATTCATCGGATGTAAAGGTTTTCCAAAATGTCGCTTTACATGTTCTGTTGATGAGCTTGAAAGTAAATTAAAATAA
- a CDS encoding STT3 domain-containing protein gives MNKETKMTIVKSVFIVLILLAVVFALKMPAADLHIIPDEAKGDYVDASGLPYFSEMDSYYNLRLTEDYVDHGFVGDQQINGSEWDMHRYAPTGNEINYELGIVYVTSFLHDLANKFFGGDFSVREIAFWTGAIISTLAVIPAYIFSRRLTNEYGAIVATLIITLAPNYFAHTFPGFFDTDMFYYIFSLFFIFFFVECIRTEDIKYKVLFAILSIVSIGLFSQSWTGYIFYIGLMGIFAIVYLIACYYFNVGEDTPENYSSKFQWFINQSALKSIVILGIIGFIGLAIFKGLDGVLGLFSSLFGLLSLQSASRVVGGFPNVLVSVAEMQIPAMLGSGMNSLFLANTAGAVNGIGGIGVLFAGLTVLYLFVRNMLRLRGGSVISNEAAKPHKSERLAASKRLDNSRKLKIDLSKFNLEHVSDILSDKKLTILYGTLFVVWIVLTALAVTRGSRFITTIVLPFALLTGIFVGIAIEYIKTKINDDRILLAVTVIAAIFVAVPAVTVNTVLGILAFVIIVGAGAASVYVIKPKAMSKNVTPLKKQVAVIALVLALVTPCVCGAFLTSETVVPGTSDPMWNSMEWINQTQPADTVITSWWDFGYLFEIAADKQVTFDGGSQSGDRAFWLGKAMTTDNLELSAGIFRMLDTTGGKAVESLMNITGDSGKSTDILIDILPMKAADAQKTLQTKYHLTAAQAKDVVQYSHPENPRPVIFVASSDMLQKAGWWSYFGAWDFKNQSSVNYNYYVPSEQVKVNPGSTGKLKLLDDQGMTINAVIQRGSGNNSTTAYTEAVYTDSGKQIMVNDTPYNPLNISHMIVVEDGMVMKNESVGNVKDANFTLLLMGEKNQYTPILMSNELANSMFTRLYLYGGAGQNIFENVHAENGVLLFKVNFNNTAAGS, from the coding sequence ATGAATAAAGAAACAAAAATGACAATAGTCAAGTCAGTATTCATTGTTTTAATTTTGCTCGCAGTCGTTTTTGCACTTAAGATGCCTGCTGCAGATTTACATATTATACCTGATGAGGCTAAAGGAGATTACGTTGATGCTTCTGGTCTTCCTTATTTTAGTGAAATGGATTCATATTATAACTTAAGGTTGACTGAAGATTATGTTGATCATGGTTTTGTAGGTGATCAGCAAATAAACGGTAGTGAGTGGGATATGCACAGATATGCTCCTACCGGTAACGAAATTAATTATGAACTGGGTATTGTGTATGTCACTTCCTTTTTGCATGATCTTGCTAACAAGTTCTTTGGAGGAGATTTCTCAGTTAGAGAAATTGCATTCTGGACTGGTGCTATTATATCCACACTTGCAGTAATTCCAGCTTACATTTTCTCAAGAAGATTAACCAATGAGTATGGTGCAATTGTTGCTACCTTAATTATAACTCTTGCTCCAAACTACTTCGCACACACATTCCCTGGTTTCTTCGATACAGATATGTTCTATTACATATTTTCATTGTTCTTCATATTCTTCTTTGTAGAATGTATAAGAACCGAAGATATCAAATACAAAGTATTATTTGCAATTTTATCAATTGTATCTATTGGTTTGTTCTCTCAATCTTGGACTGGTTACATATTTTACATTGGTCTTATGGGAATATTCGCAATTGTTTATCTTATTGCATGTTACTACTTTAATGTTGGTGAAGATACTCCTGAAAACTATTCAAGCAAATTCCAATGGTTTATTAATCAAAGTGCTTTAAAATCCATTGTTATTTTAGGAATTATTGGATTTATTGGTCTTGCAATATTCAAAGGATTAGATGGAGTATTAGGATTATTCAGTAGTTTATTCGGATTACTTTCATTGCAATCTGCATCTAGGGTTGTTGGTGGATTCCCTAACGTACTTGTATCTGTTGCAGAGATGCAAATTCCAGCTATGCTTGGAAGCGGTATGAACTCATTGTTCTTAGCTAACACTGCTGGTGCTGTAAACGGTATTGGTGGTATTGGTGTTTTATTCGCAGGTTTAACTGTACTTTACTTATTCGTAAGAAACATGTTAAGACTTAGAGGCGGTTCAGTAATTTCAAATGAAGCTGCTAAACCACATAAATCTGAAAGATTGGCTGCATCCAAAAGACTCGACAACAGCCGTAAACTTAAAATTGATTTAAGCAAATTCAATTTAGAACATGTTTCAGACATTTTATCTGATAAAAAATTAACAATATTATACGGTACTTTATTTGTAGTATGGATTGTATTAACTGCTCTTGCAGTAACCAGAGGTTCAAGGTTCATTACCACAATCGTATTACCATTTGCTCTTTTAACTGGTATTTTTGTAGGTATTGCAATCGAATACATTAAAACCAAAATCAATGATGACAGAATTTTATTAGCAGTCACAGTTATTGCAGCTATTTTCGTTGCAGTTCCTGCTGTTACTGTTAACACCGTTCTTGGTATTTTAGCATTTGTAATCATTGTTGGTGCTGGTGCTGCATCTGTTTATGTAATCAAACCAAAAGCAATGTCTAAAAATGTTACTCCACTTAAAAAACAAGTTGCAGTTATTGCTTTAGTTCTTGCTTTGGTAACTCCATGTGTTTGTGGAGCATTCTTAACATCTGAAACTGTAGTTCCAGGTACTAGTGATCCAATGTGGAATTCAATGGAATGGATTAATCAGACCCAACCTGCTGATACTGTAATTACATCCTGGTGGGACTTCGGTTACCTCTTTGAGATTGCTGCTGATAAACAAGTAACTTTCGATGGAGGTTCTCAGTCAGGGGACCGTGCTTTCTGGCTGGGTAAAGCAATGACTACTGATAATTTAGAATTATCTGCAGGTATTTTCAGAATGCTTGATACAACTGGTGGAAAAGCTGTTGAATCATTAATGAACATTACTGGTGATTCAGGTAAATCAACCGATATTTTAATCGATATTTTACCAATGAAAGCAGCTGATGCTCAAAAAACATTACAAACCAAGTATCATTTAACTGCAGCACAGGCTAAAGATGTTGTTCAGTATTCACACCCTGAAAACCCTCGTCCAGTAATATTTGTTGCATCTTCAGATATGCTTCAAAAAGCTGGTTGGTGGAGTTACTTCGGTGCATGGGACTTTAAAAATCAAAGTTCTGTAAACTACAACTATTATGTGCCATCAGAACAAGTAAAAGTAAATCCAGGTTCTACCGGTAAATTGAAATTACTTGATGATCAAGGAATGACCATTAATGCTGTAATCCAAAGAGGTAGTGGAAACAACTCAACTACTGCATACACTGAAGCAGTCTACACTGACAGTGGAAAACAGATTATGGTAAACGACACTCCATATAATCCATTAAACATTTCACATATGATTGTCGTTGAAGACGGAATGGTTATGAAAAACGAATCTGTTGGTAATGTGAAAGATGCAAACTTTACTTTATTGTTAATGGGTGAAAAGAATCAGTACACACCAATCTTAATGAGCAATGAATTAGCAAATTCAATGTTTACCAGATTATACTTATACGGTGGAGCTGGTCAAAACATATTTGAAAATGTTCACGCAGAAAACGGAGTATTGTTGTTTAAAGTAAACTTTAATAATACTGCTGCTGGTTCATAG
- a CDS encoding GTP-binding protein: MGIEEKIKDIEEEIQKTPYNKATSHHIGKLKAKLSKLKEESLQRSSGGHKGQGFHVKKTGDATVVLVGFPSVGKSTLLNEITNAESKVGAYQFTTLDIVPGVMEHKNAKIQVFDIPGIITGASSGKGRGKEILSVARTADLILIVLDTLNPQHLSVILEELRNIGIRPNEQPPDVTVKRKKLGGIHISSTCPLTHLDEKIIRSIINEYGMHNADILFRDDVTMDQFIDVLDRNKSYVPMKILLNKVDLVDDAYLEELKKYIPEFIPISADKKTNIDELKDTIFDNLNLVRVYLKPQGRKADMNDPLVIKKGTTVIGACRKLHREFVKNFRHAKVWGTSVKFPGQKVGPDHVLNDEDVLRIILKK; the protein is encoded by the coding sequence ATGGGGATTGAAGAGAAAATAAAAGATATTGAAGAGGAAATACAAAAGACACCATATAATAAAGCTACTTCACATCACATTGGTAAGCTTAAAGCTAAATTATCTAAATTAAAAGAAGAATCATTACAAAGAAGTAGTGGTGGCCATAAAGGTCAAGGATTTCATGTAAAAAAAACAGGAGATGCAACAGTTGTGCTTGTTGGATTTCCGTCTGTTGGTAAATCTACTCTCTTAAATGAAATTACTAATGCTGAAAGTAAAGTTGGAGCATACCAATTTACAACATTAGATATTGTTCCTGGTGTTATGGAACATAAAAATGCAAAAATTCAAGTATTTGATATTCCGGGAATTATTACTGGAGCAAGTAGTGGTAAAGGTAGAGGTAAAGAAATTTTATCTGTTGCAAGAACTGCAGACTTGATTTTAATTGTTTTAGATACATTAAATCCACAACACTTAAGTGTTATCTTGGAGGAATTAAGAAACATTGGTATTAGACCTAATGAACAACCTCCTGATGTTACTGTTAAAAGGAAAAAACTTGGTGGTATTCACATTTCTTCAACTTGTCCACTTACTCATTTGGATGAAAAAATCATAAGATCTATCATTAATGAGTATGGTATGCATAATGCAGACATACTTTTCCGTGATGATGTGACTATGGATCAATTTATTGATGTTTTGGATAGAAATAAATCATATGTTCCGATGAAGATTCTATTAAATAAGGTGGATCTTGTAGATGACGCATACCTTGAAGAACTTAAGAAATACATTCCAGAATTCATTCCAATTTCTGCTGATAAAAAAACCAATATTGATGAGTTAAAAGATACTATCTTTGACAATCTTAATTTGGTAAGGGTTTACTTAAAACCTCAAGGTAGAAAAGCGGATATGAATGATCCTTTAGTTATTAAAAAAGGTACTACTGTAATTGGAGCATGTCGCAAACTTCACCGTGAATTTGTGAAAAACTTCCGTCATGCTAAAGTATGGGGAACTTCTGTTAAATTCCCTGGACAAAAAGTAGGACCTGACCATGTACTTAATGATGAAGATGTTTTAAGAATTATTCTTAAAAAATAA
- the cyaB gene encoding class IV adenylate cyclase, with protein MIEVEVKAKISSFSEMEEKLDSIGATKSKHEFQEDIYFNSPIVDFADTDEALRIRTTKENEDVNIFITYKGPKIDKHSKTRKEIEMGIEDAGKCSDIFEAIGFRKVRAVRKNRQYYTYENFEISLDDIEGLDPYMEIEIALEDGENYTDAQDEIFKLFEKLGVTDGFERTSYLELLENLNITN; from the coding sequence ATGATAGAAGTGGAAGTAAAGGCTAAAATTTCAAGTTTTAGTGAAATGGAAGAAAAGTTAGATAGTATCGGTGCAACTAAAAGTAAACATGAATTCCAAGAGGACATATACTTCAACAGTCCTATTGTAGACTTTGCCGATACTGATGAAGCATTAAGAATAAGAACAACCAAAGAAAATGAAGACGTTAACATTTTTATAACATATAAAGGACCTAAAATAGATAAACACTCAAAAACCAGAAAAGAAATTGAAATGGGAATTGAAGATGCTGGCAAATGCTCAGATATTTTTGAAGCAATAGGTTTTAGAAAAGTAAGAGCAGTTAGAAAAAACAGACAGTACTACACATATGAAAACTTTGAAATATCCTTAGATGACATCGAAGGACTTGACCCATATATGGAAATTGAAATTGCACTTGAAGATGGGGAAAACTACACTGATGCTCAAGATGAAATCTTCAAATTATTTGAAAAATTAGGAGTAACAGACGGCTTTGAGAGAACCTCATATTTGGAACTTTTAGAAAACTTAAATATAACTAATTAA